The Edaphobacter sp. 12200R-103 genome contains a region encoding:
- a CDS encoding putative PEP-binding protein has protein sequence MTAIQSGSNDLTQLTLGLDRDSSTVAHLFDETIWQCDA, from the coding sequence TTGACGGCTATTCAATCGGGCTCCAACGATCTAACACAGCTCACACTCGGGCTTGACCGGGATTCATCCACTGTAGCCCATCTTTTTGACGAGACAATCTGGCAGTGCGACGCATGA
- a CDS encoding phosphate acyltransferase — protein MKHLKSAVAGDADILVVPDLEAGNMLAKDLAYLDGAHLAGIVLGATVPIILTSHADSAEPRIASSIVHSHRA, from the coding sequence ATGAAACATCTAAAATCGGCTGTTGCAGGTGACGCCGATATTCTTGTTGTACCTGATCTCGAAGCGGGTAACATGCTCGCTAAAGATCTGGCTTACTTAGACGGAGCGCATCTAGCAGGAATCGTTTTGGGTGCAACAGTGCCAATCATTCTGACTAGTCATGCAGATTCCGCAGAACCAAGAATCGCATCTTCAATTGTCCATTCTCACAGAGCTTAG